One window from the genome of Gopherus evgoodei ecotype Sinaloan lineage chromosome 2, rGopEvg1_v1.p, whole genome shotgun sequence encodes:
- the LOC115646452 gene encoding leukocyte elastase inhibitor-like → MEKLSNANTHFALDLFRKLNETNPTGNIFFSPVSISAALAMVLLGAKGNTETQLLKTLHFDVVEELHSRFQTLTSDINRSGASYLLKLANRLYGEKTYGFLADFLTKTQKLYGADLATVDFLLASDEARKEINQWVAEQTEDKIPNLLSEGSVNNMTKLVLVNAIYFKGNWAEKFKEANTKPMPFRLNKNERKTVQVMYQKENYPFGYISELKCRVLELPYEGKELSMIILLPDDIDDNSTGLQQLEKQITVEKLQEWTQPQNMHPIDVHVHLPKFKLEDSYDLKSDLSGLGLQDIFDSGKADLSGMSGARDLFLSKVVHKSFIEVNEEGAEAAAATAGIAMFCMLMEENFTADHPFLFFIRHNPTQSILFFGRYVSP, encoded by the exons ATGGAGAAACTGAGTAATGCAAACACCCATTTTGCTCTCGATCTGTTTAGAAAGTTGAATGAAACCAACCCAACAGGAAATATCTTTTTCTCGCCAGTCAGTATTTCTGCTGCACTGGCCATGGTCCTTTTAGGGGCTAAAGGTAACACAGAGACACAGCTGTTGAAG acCCTTCATTTTGATGTTGTTGAAGAGCTTCATTCAAGATTTCAGACCCTGACCTCTGACATAAACAGAAGTGGAGCTTCCTATCTGTTGAAGCTTGCCAATCGGCTTTATGGAGAGAAGACCTACGGTTTTTTAGCA GACTTCTTGACTAAGACTCAGAAATTATATGGAGCTGATTTAGCTACGGTTGATTTTCTACTTGCTTCAGATGAAGCAAGGAAAGAAATTAACCAGTGGGTAGCAGAGCAGACTGAAG atAAAATCCCCAACCTGTTGTCTGAGGGCTCAGTTAATAATATGACCAAACTAGTGTTGGTGAATGCTATTTATTTCAAAGGAAATTGGGCTGAGAAATTTAAAGAAGCAAACACGAAACCAATGCCATTTCGGTTAAATAAG AATGAAAGAAAGACAGTGCAAGTAATGTATCAGAAAGAGAACTATCCTTTTGGGTACATCTCTGAACTGAAATGTCGTGTGCTAGAGCTTCCCTATGAAGGAAAAGAACTTAGCATGATCATCTTGTTACCTGATGATATTGATGATAACTCCACTGGACTCCAGCAG CTAGAGAAGCAAATCACCGTAGAAAAGCTCCAGGAATGGACACAGCCACAAAATATGCATCCCATCGATGTTCATGTGCATCTGCCTAAATTTAAGCTGGAAGACAGCTATGACCTTAAATCAGATTTATCAGGTCTGGGCCTGCAGGATATATTTGACAGTGGCAAGGCTGACTTGTCTGGAATGTCAGGCGCACGTGACCTCTTTCTCTCTAAAGTTGTACACAAGTCTTTCATAGAAGTGAATGAAGAAGGCGCAGAAGCTGCAGCTGCCACTGCTGGCATTGCTATGTTCTGCATGCTCATGGAAGAGAATTTCACAGCTGATCaccctttccttttcttcatcCGTCACAACCCAACGCAAAGCATACTTTTCTTCGGCAGGTATGTTTCACCataa